The following proteins are encoded in a genomic region of Jaculus jaculus isolate mJacJac1 chromosome 13, mJacJac1.mat.Y.cur, whole genome shotgun sequence:
- the Tbx1 gene encoding T-box transcription factor TBX1 — translation MDARNPPSVRASAFSIASLFAAEASEGTARRGPGPSDRGKLLRLLGSPAGMHFSTVTRDMEAFTASSLSSLGAAGGFPGAASPGADPYGPREPPPPPPRYDSCAAAATPGAPGPPPPPHAYPFAPVAGATTSSAAEPEGPGVSCAAAAAKAPVKKNPKVASVSVQLEMKALWDEFNQLGTEMIVTKAGRRMFPTFQVKLFGMDPMADYMLLMDFVPVDDKRYRYAFHSSSWLVAGKADPATPGRVHYHPDSPAKGAQWMKQIVSFDKLKLTNNLLDDNGHIILNSMHRYQPRFHVVYVDPRKDSEKYAEENFKTFVFEETRFTAVTAYQNHRITQLKIASNPFAKGFRDCDPEDWPRNHRPGALPLMSAFARSRNPVASPTHPNGAEKDVAEARRDFDRDAGGPPMLGDPAHPPQLLARVLSPALPGAGGAGGLVPLPGAPGGRPSPPHPELRLEAPGASEPLHHHPYKYPAAAYDHYLGAKSRPAPYPLPGLRGHGYHPHAHPHHHHHPAVSPAAAAAAAAAANMYSSAGAAPPGSYDYCPR, via the exons ATGGACGCGCGGAACCCGCCGTCTGTCCGGGCCAGCGCTTTCAGCATCGCCTCTCTCTTTGCAGCCGAGGCCTCGGAGGGCACCGCCCGCCGGGGCCCCGGGCCCTCTGACCGGGGGAAACTTCTCCGGCTACTAGGATCCCCAGCCGGGATGCACTTCAGCACCGTCACCAGGGACATGGAAG CCTTCACGGCCAGCAGCCTGAGCAGCCTGGGGGCCGCGGGGGGCTTCCCGGGCGCCGCGTCACCGGGCGCCGACCCCTACGGCCCGcgcgagccgccgccgccgccgccacgctACGACTCGTGTGCCGCCGCGGCCACCCCCGGCGCCCcgggcccgccgccgccgccacacGCCTACCCGTTCGCGCCGGTCGCTGGGGCCACCACCAGCTCCGCCGCCGAGCCCGAGGGCCCTGGGGTTAGTTGCGCGGCGGCCGCCGCCAAGGCACCGGTGAAGAAGAACCCGAAGGTGGCCAGCGTGAGCGTGCAGCTGGAGATGAAGGCGCTGTGGGACGAGTTCAATCAGCTGGGCACCGAGATGATCGTCACCAAAGCCGGCAG GCGAATGTTCCCTACCTTCCAAGTGAAGCTCTTTGGCATGGACCCCATGGCGGACTACATGCTACTCATGGACTTTGTGCCGGTGGATGACAAGCGCTACCG GTACGCCTTCCACAGTTCCTCCTGGCTGGTGGCTGGAAAGGCAGATCCTGCCACACCTGGCCGTGTGCACTACCACCCGGACTCACCGGCTAAGGGTGCACAGTGGATGAAACAAATCGTGTCCTTCGACAAGCTCAAGTTAACCAACAATCTGCTGGATGACAACGGCCAT ATTATTCTCAACTCCATGCACAGATACCAGCCCCGCTTCCATGTTGTCTATGTGGACCCTCGTAAAGACAGTGAGAAATATGCAGAGGAGAACTTCAAAACCTTTGTATTTGAGGAGACGCGCTTCACTGCAGTCACTGCCTACCAGAACCACCGG ATCACGCAGCTCAAGATTGCCAGTAACCCCTTCGCCAAAGGCTTCCGGGACTGCGACCCAGAGGACTG GCCTCGGAACCACCGCCCTGGTGCGCTGCCACTCATGAGCGCCTTTGCACGCTCGCGGAACCCTGTGGCTTCTCCCACGCATCCCAATGGCGCCGAGAAAG ACGTGGCCGAAGCCCGGCGAGATTTCGATCGCGACGCGGGCGGGCCGCCCATGCTCGGCGACCCTGCGCACCCTCCGCAGCTACTGGCGCGGGTGCTGAGCCCCGCGCTGCCCGGGGCCGGGGGCGCCGGCGGCCTCGTGCCACTGCCCGGCGCTCCCGGGGGCCGGCCCAGCCCCCCGCACCCTGAGCTGCGCCTGGAGGCGCCCGGCGCGTCCGAGCCGCTGCACCATCACCCCTACAAGTACCCGGCCGCCGCCTACGACCACTACCTCGGGGCCAAGAGCCGGCCGGCGCCCTACCCGCTGCCCGGCCTGCGCGGCCACGGCTACCACCCACACGCGCAcccgcaccaccaccaccacccggcCGTAAGCCcggctgccgccgccgccgccgccgccgcggccaACATGTACTCGTCGGCCGGGGCCGCGCCACCCGGCTCCTACGACTACTGCCCCAGATAA